In Nicotiana tabacum cultivar K326 chromosome 2, ASM71507v2, whole genome shotgun sequence, the following proteins share a genomic window:
- the LOC107789406 gene encoding acetyl-coenzyme A carboxylase carboxyl transferase subunit alpha, chloroplastic, whose protein sequence is MASTSHPPMAFSGSLASKTSASDLLRSSRNGVCGVPLKALGRARLGSKKRDFAVSAKVRKVKKHEYPWPEDPDLNVKGGVLSHLSPFKPLKEKQKPVTLDFEKPLMDLQKKIIDVQKMANETGLDFSDQIISLENKYQQALKDLYTHLTPIQRVNIARHPNRPTFLDHIFNITEKFVELHGDRAGYDDPAIVTGLGTINGRSYMFMGHQKGRNTKENIQRNFGMPTPHGYRKALRMMYYADHHGFPIITFIDTPGAYADLKSEELGQGEAIAHNLRTMFGLKVPIISIVMGEGGSGGALAIGCANKLLMLENAVFYVASPEACAAILWKTAKASPKAAEKLKITARELCKLQIADGSIAEPLGGAHADPYWTSQQIKTAIEESMDELTKMDTQELLRHRMLKFRKLGGFQEGVPIDPKRKVNMKKKEEPLLPPGTPDVELMDEVEKLKQEILKAKESSGKIPESGLNEMIEKLRREIDYEFSEAAKALGLEEKFVIVREEFAKTRNSNDQSMHPALKEKLDQLKDEFNRNMSAAPNYASLKNKLEMLQEMSEAHKLSEKNSKANKMKEEINKRLKETMNRPDLKEKIDKLKAEIESTGVSTVMDLDQGLKEKIVQLKDEMETEFAGIFESLGLHVSPPSLPDAKRKIDEFNNEITKVMEDVVNSTDLKNKIELLKMEVAKAGKIADAESKAKIQALEQQIKQSLAEAMSFPELKEKHEKLKAEIIETVESPEGSNGSLLADNDGSKAEVEVNVDANRSFA, encoded by the exons ATGGCTTCAACTTCACATCCTCCCATGGCATTCAGTGGAAGTTTGGCTTCTAAAACTTCGGCTTCAGACCTTCTTCGTAGCTCAAGAAATGGTGTCTGCGGTGTGCCATTGAAAGCCCTCGGCAGAGCACGATTGGGTTCTAAAAAGAGAGATTTTGCCGTCTCTGCTAAGGTTCGAAAGGTAAAGAAGCACGAGTATCCTTGGCCAGAGGATCCTGACCTTAATGTCAAGGGTGGAGTCCTCAGTCATTTATCACCTTTCAAGCCATTGAAAGAAAAGCAAAAGCCGGTGACATTGGATTTTGAGAAACCTCTTATGGATCTGCAGAAGAAAATCATTGAC GTTCAAAAGATGGCAAATGAAACTGGATTGGATTTCAGTGACCAAATTATCTCCCTCGAGAACaaataccaacag GCTCTAAAAGATCTTTACACGCATCTGACTCCTATACAAAGAGTGAATATTGCAAGGCATCCTAACAGGCCAACTTTCCTTGATCACATCTTTAATATTACTGAGAAG TTTGTGGAGCTTCATGGTGACCGAGCTGGGTATGACGATCCTGCCATTGTCACTGGCCTTGGCACAATAAATGGTAGAAGCTATATGTTCATGGGTCATCAAAAAGGACGCAACACAAAGGAGAACATACAACGTAACTTTGGGATGCCTACGCCGCATGG CTATAGGAAGGCTCTGCGGATGATGTACTATGCTGATCATCATGGATTCCCGATTATCACCTTCATTGACACACCAGGGGCATATGCTGACCTTAAATCGGAGGAACTAGGCCAA GGGGAAGCCATAGCTCATAATTTGAGGACTATGTTTGGTTTGAAAGTACCAATTATTTCCATTGTTATGGGAGAAGGGGGTTCTGGTGGAGCTCTGGCTATTGGTTGTGCTAATAAATTGTTAATGCTTGAAAATGCTGTCTTCTATGTTGCCAG CCCAGAAGCATGTGCAGCAATTTTATGGAAGACCGCAAAAGCTTCTCCTAAG GCAGCTGAGAAACTCAAGATAACTGCTCGAGAGCTGTGCAAGCTTCAAATTGCTGATGGTTCCATTGCT GAGCCTCTTGGTGGTGCACATGCTGATCCATATTGGACTTCACAGCAGATAAAAACTGCAATTGAAGAATCAATGGAT GAACTTACGAAAATGGACACTCAAGAGTTGTTAAGGCACAGGATGCTTAAGTTCCGAAAACTGGGTGGCTTCCAGGAGGGAGTTCCCATTGATCCAAAAAGGAAGGTcaacatgaaaaagaaagaagaacctCTTCTTCCACCTGGGACTCCGGATGTGGAGTTAATGGATGAGGTTGAAAAGTTAAAGCAAGAGATCCTGAAAGCAAAGGAATCATCCGGGAAGATTCCAGAGTCAGGCCTGAATGAGATGATAGAAAAATTGAGAAGGGAAATTGATTATGAATTTTCTGAGGCTGCTAAAGCTTTAGGTTTGGAGGAAAAGTTTGTCATAGTGCGAGAAGAATTTGCAAAAACAAGGAACTCAAACGACCAGTCAATGCATCCTGCTCTGAAGGAAAAGCTTGACCAGCTTAAGGATGAATTCAACAGAAACATGTCTGCTGCTCCAAATTATGCTAGTCTAAAGAATAAGCTTGAGATGTTACAAGAAATGTCTGAAGCCCACAAACTCTCCgagaaaaatagcaaggcaaACAAAATGAAGGAGGAGATCAATAAGAGGTTAAAAGAAACCATGAATCGCCCTGATTTGAAGGAGAAGATTGATAAATTGAAGGCTGAAATCGAGAGTACTGGGGTATCAACAGTTATGGATTTAGACCAGGGGCTAAAGGAGAAAATTGTGCAACTTAAAGATGAAATGGAGACGGAATTTGCTGGCATTTTTGAATCTTTAGGTTTGCATGTCAGCCCACCATCACTTCCTGATGCCAAGAGAAAAATTGATGAATTTAACAATGAAATTACCAAGGTTATGGAAGACGTCGTGAATTCGACAGATTTGAAAAACAAGATTGAGTTGTTAAAAATGGAGGTAGCAAAGGCTGGAAAGATAGCAGATGCAGAGTCAAAGGCAAAAATTCAGGCCTTAGAACAGCAAATAAAGCAGAGTCTTGCAGAGGCTATGAGTTTCCCTGAGTTGAAAGAAAAACATGAGAAGCTGAAGGCAGAGATTATTGAAACTGTTGAATCCCCTGAAGGATCTAACGGAAGTTTGCTCGCAGATAATGATGGTTCTAAGGCAGAAGTAGAAGTTAATGTAGATGCAAACCGTAGCTTTGCATGA
- the LOC107789404 gene encoding uncharacterized protein LOC107789404, giving the protein MGDEIAEIDDIEFAQQMLSIKEYKCGEDKSSGMKKVEKSQKITLSKFPERIIVNILVKIPPRYINKNVMPVCKTLKEMCFRRSFIEQNFMESKSELLIQEAAGRHMKTKLIEIGKELECESRDLGINQLRKIHSSCDGFLLMNEPWIAWKLQVINPATKFCLTIPKCPSGCQHTACSAALGFDSSTKQYKVVHVMTDSYGFEIFNLSSGDEHWERVSGPWEDPNDRPFDPVEFNWKDPVSINGKILHWYVDSSEYIISMQVNEAKFSRTYLPKCGEVIKTNNYSLVELGGFLSFINSDSETIMDVWILEDFQGQVWSKKHRIVAESINYICPYKSARQNERTMPELGKLVVVAGARRNGEVLILKHKKNSSGYIYDTKSRVMKIFSSNMRNLESFVPHKDSLFSMRRIS; this is encoded by the coding sequence ATGGGGGATGAAATTGCTGAAATCGATGACATTGAATTCGCGCAACAGATGCTGAGCATAAAAGAATACAAGTGTGGTGAAGATAAAAGCAGCGGAATGAAAAAAGTAGAGAAGAGTCAGAAGATTACTCTTTCTAAATTTCCAGAAAGAATCATAGTTAACATCCTAGTGAAGATTCCACCAAGATACATTAATAAGAATGTCATGCCTGTCTGCAAAACATTGAAAGAAATGTGCTTCAGAAGGTCTTTCATTGAGCAAAATTTCATGGAATCGAAATCAGAATTGCTAATACAGGAAGCAGCAGGAAGGCATATGAAAACAAAGCTGATAGAGATTGGAAAAGAACTTGAATGTGAATCGCGTGATCTTGGAATAAATCAATTACGTAAGATTCATTCTAGCTGTGATGGATTTCTATTGATGAATGAACCGTGGATCGCTTGGAAGCTACAAGTGATAAATCCAGCAACAAAGTTCTGCCTCACTATCCCTAAATGCCCTTCAGGTTGTCAACATACAGCTTGTAGTGCAGCTCTTGGATTTGACTCTTCGACAAAACAGTATAAAGTAGTGCATGTTATGACAGATTCTTATGGTTTCGAAATATTTAATCTGAGCAGTGGTGATGAACACTGGGAACGAGTCTCTGGTCCATGGGAAGATCCTAATGATCGGCCATTTGACCCAGTTGAGTTTAACTGGAAGGATCCAGTGTCGATAAATGGAAAGATTCTGCATTGGTATGTTGATTCAAGTGAATATATCATATCGATGCAAGTAAATGAGGCAAAATTCAGTAGAACGTATCTTCCAAAATGTGGTGAAGTGATTAAAACGAACAATTATTCATTGGTAGAGTTGGGTGGATTTCTTTCTTTTATCAACAGTGATTCTGAGACAATAATGGATGTTTGGATTTTGGAGGATTTTCAAGGGCAAGTTTGGTCGAAGAAACATAGAATCGTGGCAGAGTCGATAAATTATATCTGTCCATACAAATCAGCAAGACAGAATGAGAGAACAATGCCAGAACTTGGGAAACTTGTCGTTGTTGCTGGAGCGAGGAGGAATGGTGAAGTATTGATTCTTAAGCATAAGAAGAACTCTAGCGGATACATATATGACACAAAGAGTAGGGTGATGAAGATTTTCAGCAGTAACATGAGGAACCTAGAATCTTTTGTACCGCACAAGGACAGCCTCTTTAGTATGAGGAGGATCTCCTAG